A stretch of Sphingorhabdus sp. YGSMI21 DNA encodes these proteins:
- a CDS encoding S9 family peptidase, producing the protein MTRFFKTFTTALLVTGAAFPAMASARPMTAEDLATLKRMGSVAVSPDEKWAVFDVTETDLETYDRSSALYLLDMNRDDAAPVRIVDAPGKSEHSPAFAADGSLFYLSDASGSEQLWHARITAGDQVGNPVQASDLKADIAGFKLSPTGEKIALWGDIARDCPTFGCDHSGNRAEPGPGTGREYDELFIRHWSSWETPGNYSRIFAFDLKDGKVAGDGAALDGDLVGDSPSKPFGGGEEIAWVPGEDGLFFALRTADRNEPKSTNIDIYGAKADGTGTVNYTQSNEATDTLPAFSSDGEWLAWAAMERPGYEADRLVVKLRKQGSDEDEAIALTKDWDRSVGSIVWTPDNQYLIVTAQDVLDHPAFAVEVATGKVTRLTAEGNVGTTIPLQDGSLIFTMNSLQAPTDLYRRAPDGSVTQLTNINGSELAEIDKVEIERFSFAGANGDTVWGQIIKPEGATGKLPMAFLVHGGPQSSFGNSWSTRWNPKVMAAQGYAAVTVDFHGSAGYGQAFTDSINQDWGGKPLEDLKLGYAAALETDPQIDGERSCALGGSYGGYMMNWIAGNWPDRFDCLINHAGVFDLRAMALSTEELWFDQWDHGGNWWSRPNPEKWNPVNTIANWKTPTLFIHGEKDFRIPYTQSIMPFTVAQEMDIPSKLLIYPDENHWVLKGKNSVQWYRTVFDWMGKWTATDMQDSKGQ; encoded by the coding sequence ATGACAAGATTTTTCAAAACATTTACCACTGCGCTGCTCGTCACCGGAGCGGCTTTTCCTGCAATGGCCTCGGCAAGGCCCATGACGGCGGAAGACCTCGCCACGCTGAAGCGCATGGGATCGGTTGCGGTTTCTCCGGACGAGAAATGGGCGGTTTTCGACGTTACGGAAACCGATCTGGAAACCTACGACCGGTCCAGCGCGCTTTATCTGCTGGATATGAATAGGGACGATGCAGCCCCCGTTCGCATCGTCGATGCTCCCGGAAAAAGCGAACACAGCCCGGCCTTTGCGGCCGATGGCAGCCTCTTTTATCTGAGCGATGCGAGCGGTTCGGAACAGCTCTGGCATGCGCGTATCACGGCAGGCGATCAAGTCGGCAATCCGGTTCAGGCGAGCGACCTGAAAGCTGATATCGCCGGCTTCAAGCTGTCACCGACCGGCGAGAAAATCGCGCTTTGGGGAGATATTGCCAGAGACTGCCCGACCTTCGGTTGCGATCATAGCGGAAACCGGGCCGAGCCTGGTCCCGGGACCGGTCGCGAATATGACGAGCTTTTCATCCGCCACTGGTCGAGCTGGGAAACACCGGGCAATTACAGCCGCATATTCGCTTTTGATCTGAAGGATGGCAAAGTCGCGGGAGACGGCGCGGCGCTGGATGGTGATCTGGTCGGCGACAGCCCCTCCAAACCCTTTGGCGGCGGCGAGGAAATCGCCTGGGTGCCCGGAGAAGACGGCCTGTTCTTCGCACTCAGGACCGCGGACCGGAATGAACCCAAGTCGACCAATATCGATATATATGGTGCCAAGGCCGACGGTACGGGTACCGTCAACTATACGCAAAGCAATGAAGCCACCGATACGCTGCCCGCTTTCTCTTCCGACGGAGAATGGCTGGCCTGGGCGGCGATGGAACGGCCCGGCTATGAGGCCGATCGACTCGTTGTAAAGCTTCGCAAGCAAGGCAGCGATGAAGACGAAGCCATTGCCCTGACCAAGGACTGGGACCGTTCGGTCGGCTCCATAGTCTGGACACCGGACAATCAATATCTCATTGTGACCGCGCAGGACGTGCTCGATCATCCCGCCTTTGCAGTGGAGGTCGCGACCGGCAAAGTCACGCGTCTGACGGCGGAAGGCAATGTCGGTACCACAATACCATTGCAGGACGGCTCGCTGATCTTCACGATGAACAGCCTGCAGGCGCCAACGGACCTGTATCGCCGCGCACCGGACGGAAGTGTCACGCAGCTGACCAATATCAACGGCTCCGAACTGGCCGAAATCGACAAGGTCGAAATCGAACGGTTCAGTTTTGCCGGTGCCAATGGCGACACGGTCTGGGGACAGATTATCAAACCGGAAGGCGCGACCGGCAAACTGCCGATGGCCTTTCTCGTTCACGGCGGTCCCCAAAGCAGTTTCGGCAACAGCTGGTCCACCCGCTGGAACCCGAAGGTGATGGCGGCGCAAGGCTATGCAGCGGTAACGGTCGACTTCCATGGGTCTGCCGGTTACGGGCAGGCCTTTACCGACAGCATCAACCAGGACTGGGGTGGCAAGCCGCTCGAAGATCTGAAGCTGGGCTATGCAGCAGCACTGGAAACCGATCCGCAAATCGACGGTGAACGCTCCTGTGCCCTCGGCGGTTCTTACGGCGGCTATATGATGAACTGGATTGCCGGCAACTGGCCCGACCGGTTTGACTGCCTGATCAACCATGCCGGTGTTTTTGACCTGCGCGCGATGGCGCTGAGCACTGAAGAGCTCTGGTTCGACCAGTGGGATCACGGCGGCAACTGGTGGTCGCGGCCCAATCCGGAAAAATGGAATCCGGTGAACACAATCGCCAACTGGAAAACACCAACGCTGTTCATTCACGGCGAAAAGGATTTCCGGATCCCCTATACCCAGAGCATCATGCCCTTCACCGTTGCGCAGGAAATGGACATTCCGTCCAAATTGCTGATCTACCCCGATGAGAACCACTGGGTGCTCAAGGGCAAGAACAGCGTGCAATGGTACCGGACGGTATTTGACTGGATGGGCAAATGGACCGCTACTGATATGCAGGACAGCAAAGGCCAATGA
- a CDS encoding DUF2497 domain-containing protein codes for MAEQNRESSMEEILSSIKRIIAEDKAIDEDRPLPRRKTSAKPALQAVPDIVPADRDEEILELTEELPGQQSSSASGVFGDRRKEDRLIDDNKLDSMRQSLSALVEKEAMERRPATPPVGGTSLEDLTRDLMRPMIKQWLDANLPDLVEELVAREIQRLSEK; via the coding sequence ATGGCTGAACAGAACAGGGAATCATCGATGGAGGAAATCCTCTCGTCGATCAAACGCATCATCGCTGAAGACAAGGCGATCGATGAGGATCGCCCCTTGCCACGCCGCAAGACTTCCGCGAAACCGGCGCTGCAAGCCGTCCCCGACATAGTGCCCGCAGACCGGGACGAAGAAATATTGGAACTGACCGAAGAATTGCCGGGACAGCAAAGCTCATCCGCCAGCGGCGTGTTCGGCGATCGCCGCAAGGAAGATCGGCTGATCGACGACAACAAGCTGGACAGCATGCGCCAGTCACTCTCGGCTCTGGTCGAAAAAGAAGCGATGGAACGCAGACCGGCAACACCACCCGTCGGCGGCACTTCGCTGGAAGACCTCACCCGCGACCTGATGCGGCCGATGATCAAGCAATGGCTGGACGCCAATCTGCCCGATCTCGTCGAGGAACTGGTAGCGCGCGAGATCCAGCGGCTGAGCGAGAAATAG
- a CDS encoding TolC family outer membrane protein, producing MSRRRLFLGTAIVALLSAPVQADTLRDALEAAYQTNPTLSGARAAQRATDETVAIAKADGRPNATTDFGFQENFLRSANSFTAPLRQSTAGGSVEVPIYSGGAVKNAIRAARTRVEAGQYDLRATEASLFSNVVATYMDVIRDTAIVKLNRANVGVLTVNLEATSDRFEIGDLTRTDVAQSESRLEVAKGDLETVRASLIRSKENYIALVGHEPGDLEPPPPLPNMPETPDQAVDLALSYNPDLLAAKERSDAAEFDIKSARAGNKPKVSTYAQGRYLNYHGTLGGNVPGSVFIQEQSTAEVGVRASMPIYQGGRPAAQIRQAQARSGQAYEQLIAVERDVIAQTRAAYSSWRAAERVIQSSERAVAAASLSLEGVRAENSVGNRTILDILNAEQELLNAQVQLVTARRNSYVAGFSLLAAMGRAEARDLGLEGGPLYDPDLNYERVDDMFYDYQSDPDPEPQATRTVDTPAQKAEIEPLPATPARQ from the coding sequence ATGAGTAGACGCCGCCTTTTCCTTGGCACAGCTATCGTGGCGCTACTGTCTGCCCCCGTGCAAGCCGATACGTTGCGCGATGCGCTGGAAGCCGCCTATCAGACCAACCCCACCTTGTCGGGCGCGCGCGCAGCACAGCGGGCAACCGATGAAACCGTTGCCATTGCCAAAGCCGATGGCCGGCCGAATGCCACCACGGACTTCGGCTTTCAGGAAAACTTCCTGCGCAGCGCCAATAGCTTCACCGCCCCGCTGCGCCAGTCCACGGCGGGTGGCTCGGTAGAAGTGCCGATCTATTCCGGAGGAGCGGTCAAAAACGCCATTCGTGCGGCGCGCACCAGAGTGGAAGCCGGACAATATGATCTCCGCGCAACCGAAGCGAGCCTGTTCAGCAATGTGGTCGCCACTTATATGGACGTGATCCGCGACACCGCGATCGTCAAGCTGAACCGGGCCAATGTCGGCGTTCTAACGGTCAATCTGGAAGCGACGAGCGACCGATTCGAAATCGGGGATTTGACGCGGACCGATGTGGCGCAATCGGAATCCCGGCTGGAAGTGGCGAAGGGCGACCTGGAAACCGTGCGGGCCAGCCTGATTCGCAGCAAGGAAAATTATATCGCTCTGGTCGGGCACGAACCCGGCGATCTGGAACCGCCCCCGCCTTTGCCGAACATGCCGGAAACACCGGATCAGGCGGTGGATCTGGCGCTGTCCTACAACCCCGATTTGCTGGCCGCAAAGGAACGCAGCGATGCGGCCGAATTTGATATCAAGTCAGCGCGGGCAGGCAACAAGCCAAAGGTCAGCACTTATGCGCAAGGGCGCTATCTGAACTATCACGGCACGCTGGGCGGAAATGTTCCCGGCAGCGTTTTCATTCAGGAACAATCTACCGCCGAAGTGGGTGTCCGTGCCAGCATGCCCATCTATCAGGGAGGACGTCCGGCCGCCCAGATCCGCCAAGCACAAGCGCGTTCCGGCCAGGCCTATGAGCAGCTGATCGCCGTCGAGCGCGACGTCATCGCGCAGACCCGTGCGGCCTATTCCAGCTGGCGCGCCGCGGAACGGGTGATCCAGTCTTCCGAGCGGGCGGTGGCTGCAGCCAGCCTGTCTCTGGAAGGTGTGCGGGCTGAAAATTCCGTCGGCAACCGGACCATTTTGGACATTTTGAACGCCGAGCAGGAACTGCTCAATGCGCAGGTCCAGCTGGTGACCGCCCGCCGCAACAGTTATGTCGCGGGTTTCTCCCTGCTCGCCGCCATGGGCAGAGCAGAAGCGCGCGATCTGGGACTGGAAGGCGGGCCGCTTTATGATCCCGACCTCAATTACGAACGGGTCGATGACATGTTCTACGATTATCAGAGCGACCCCGATCCGGAGCCGCAAGCGACCAGAACCGTTGACACGCCAGCGCAAAAAGCGGAGATAGAGCCATTGCCCGCGACGCCGGCGCGTCAATAG
- a CDS encoding protein-L-isoaspartate O-methyltransferase, whose protein sequence is MRKAMVVSQLRTTEVSDPRVIAAMSHIAREDFVPAAQRSFAYADRGVQIGDGRALNPPLTTGRLLNVAHATKDDKVLLIGAASGYTAAVLAQLAGSVVAVEQDAKLAALAVKNLADFDNVRIETGNHADGWVQSAPYSVIVIDGLVEEIPQTLVDQLAPDGRIVGAVMNDGVSRLALGRTAGGHVGYQYFADCGACALPGFEKAKSFKF, encoded by the coding sequence ATGCGCAAAGCCATGGTTGTCAGCCAGTTGCGCACAACCGAAGTGAGCGATCCCCGGGTTATCGCGGCCATGAGCCATATCGCCCGGGAAGATTTCGTCCCCGCTGCACAACGCAGCTTCGCTTATGCCGATCGCGGGGTGCAGATCGGTGACGGCCGGGCGTTGAATCCACCGCTAACCACCGGGCGTTTGCTGAATGTAGCGCATGCGACGAAAGATGACAAAGTCCTGCTGATTGGCGCGGCCAGCGGCTATACAGCGGCGGTACTGGCGCAACTCGCAGGGTCTGTCGTCGCGGTGGAACAGGATGCCAAGCTGGCAGCGCTCGCCGTTAAAAATCTGGCTGATTTTGACAATGTTCGGATAGAGACCGGCAATCACGCCGATGGCTGGGTTCAGTCCGCGCCGTATTCCGTGATCGTGATCGACGGGCTGGTGGAAGAAATTCCCCAGACTCTGGTCGATCAACTTGCGCCGGACGGTCGCATTGTTGGTGCCGTCATGAACGATGGCGTGTCCCGCCTTGCGCTGGGCCGGACGGCAGGGGGGCATGTCGGCTATCAATATTTTGCCGATTGCGGGGCCTGTGCCCTGCCCGGCTTTGAAAAAGCAAAAAGCTTCAAATTTTAA
- a CDS encoding TonB-dependent receptor, with protein sequence MSKPAPLASILLFSTALSPLPALAQASPAEVVEPSEAEPAEETQSGDDVDISAPGGGFSGEIIVRGRYIPNSIRNNSSVISVLSTEDIARSGDGDIAGALERVTGLSVDSGGFVYVRGLGDRYSQALLNGTLIPSPEPLKRVVPLDIFPASVLASATVQKSYSVNYPGEFGGGLINLTTAAIPDESYFEFGMGMGMNSETTGKLGYTHFGSDSDWTGFDDGTRDVPAGLAAAFNAGSRIELGPDFTQEQLQDFTASLVNAPTTLVQRNNDIPVNWSADMSAGLAKDIGASRLGVIFNASYSNKFFTRDSIEQGGTTSIIADDGRNVRTDHNIVVSGLLGLGLEVDEHVIRWTNLYIRDSLKQTSLKAADNINTGEIDPTTPADEMRQQTNWIERQLIDTVLVGEFKFGDISLDVRGGYANSQREAPYERSFTYFYDPVAEDYVNNLLTNPQSATIAFSDLNEDVWNGGIDFAYALPTSRNITLSTGYSYVNTSRNASRRDFRYFPTSSLPFGVSQERPDYLISDFNVYGGYTEGITTDGIFIQEDQTNAGSQAYDAELTVHGAYVKADVELLDFVQAELGVRYETADQSITALDIYNDGTLVQTAPLENDYWLPAGTLTWNFAEDMQFRASASKTIARPQFRELARPQYLDPDSGRVFSGNPFLEDSELFNAEARLEYYFGDGERVLLAGFYKKIDNPIEPVAFIPAGSSDFQTTFANAPEAQLYGAEIELLKYFPMDGLGNSDFFADRRFVAIANYTYTDSELKVGANDTTILDDTLGVRSADQVFIDGSPLTGQSKHLANFQFGIENTERLSQYTFLLSYASDRVTTRGPITGGQPDPDLVQDASLKLDFVAREAVSIAGQELEIKFEARNLTNENFRETQSGNVLIINQQYDLGRSFSIGVKAKF encoded by the coding sequence ATGTCGAAACCTGCCCCACTCGCGAGCATACTCCTTTTTTCCACAGCACTCAGCCCTCTGCCGGCTTTGGCGCAAGCGAGCCCGGCTGAAGTCGTTGAGCCTTCTGAAGCTGAACCAGCTGAAGAAACGCAATCCGGCGATGATGTCGACATTTCTGCTCCTGGCGGCGGCTTCAGTGGCGAGATTATCGTTCGCGGCCGCTATATCCCCAATTCCATACGCAATAATTCGAGCGTGATTTCCGTCCTTTCGACAGAAGATATTGCCCGATCGGGCGATGGCGATATTGCCGGTGCTCTGGAACGGGTCACCGGGCTTTCGGTTGATAGTGGCGGTTTTGTCTATGTTCGTGGTCTCGGCGACCGTTATTCGCAGGCTTTGCTGAACGGCACGCTTATCCCCTCGCCGGAGCCGCTAAAGCGGGTTGTACCGCTTGATATTTTTCCTGCCTCGGTGCTTGCCAGTGCCACGGTGCAGAAGAGCTATTCGGTAAATTATCCCGGTGAATTTGGCGGCGGTCTAATCAATCTGACGACGGCTGCCATTCCCGATGAAAGCTATTTCGAATTCGGAATGGGCATGGGCATGAATAGCGAAACAACCGGGAAGCTTGGCTATACCCATTTCGGCAGCGACAGTGACTGGACCGGTTTTGACGACGGTACCCGCGACGTGCCGGCCGGACTGGCTGCAGCATTTAACGCCGGGTCCCGGATCGAACTGGGTCCTGATTTCACCCAGGAGCAATTGCAGGATTTTACCGCCAGCCTGGTTAACGCGCCGACCACATTGGTTCAGCGCAATAACGATATTCCGGTCAACTGGAGCGCCGATATGAGCGCTGGTCTGGCCAAGGATATTGGCGCCAGCCGTCTTGGCGTGATCTTCAATGCCTCGTACAGCAACAAGTTCTTCACCCGCGATTCCATTGAACAGGGGGGCACCACCAGCATCATTGCCGATGACGGTCGCAACGTGCGTACCGATCACAATATCGTGGTTAGCGGACTTCTCGGCCTGGGTCTTGAGGTGGACGAGCATGTAATCCGCTGGACCAATCTCTACATTCGGGATTCTCTGAAACAGACAAGCCTCAAAGCCGCGGACAATATCAATACCGGCGAAATCGACCCCACCACGCCGGCGGATGAAATGCGTCAGCAGACCAACTGGATCGAACGTCAGTTGATAGACACAGTTCTGGTTGGCGAATTCAAATTCGGCGATATATCGCTTGATGTTCGCGGTGGTTACGCGAATTCGCAGCGCGAAGCTCCCTATGAGCGCTCCTTTACCTATTTCTATGACCCGGTTGCCGAGGATTATGTAAATAACCTGCTGACCAACCCGCAGTCGGCCACCATCGCATTCAGCGATCTGAACGAAGATGTGTGGAATGGTGGTATAGACTTTGCCTATGCTCTGCCAACTTCGCGCAACATAACTTTGTCGACCGGCTACAGCTATGTGAACACCAGCCGGAACGCATCCCGACGCGACTTCCGTTACTTCCCGACCAGCAGCCTGCCGTTCGGGGTGAGCCAGGAGCGCCCAGATTATCTCATCTCCGACTTCAATGTCTACGGCGGCTACACAGAAGGCATTACAACCGACGGTATTTTCATTCAGGAAGACCAGACCAATGCAGGATCTCAGGCCTATGATGCAGAGCTGACTGTTCACGGCGCCTATGTCAAAGCGGATGTGGAACTGCTTGACTTCGTTCAGGCCGAATTGGGTGTCCGCTATGAAACGGCTGATCAGTCGATAACCGCGCTGGATATCTACAATGACGGCACGCTGGTGCAGACAGCGCCGCTCGAAAATGACTATTGGCTGCCTGCCGGCACGCTGACGTGGAATTTTGCGGAGGATATGCAATTCCGTGCAAGTGCTTCGAAAACCATCGCTCGTCCGCAATTTCGCGAACTGGCCCGGCCGCAATATCTCGACCCGGACTCCGGCCGGGTATTCTCGGGCAACCCCTTTCTCGAAGATAGCGAACTGTTCAACGCCGAAGCCCGTCTAGAATATTATTTTGGCGATGGAGAACGTGTCCTGCTGGCCGGCTTCTACAAGAAGATCGACAATCCGATCGAACCCGTTGCATTCATTCCTGCCGGCAGTTCGGATTTCCAGACCACCTTTGCCAACGCTCCGGAAGCCCAGCTATATGGTGCGGAAATCGAGCTGCTGAAATATTTCCCTATGGATGGGCTGGGGAATTCAGATTTTTTTGCGGATAGAAGGTTCGTTGCGATTGCCAACTATACCTATACCGACTCCGAGCTGAAAGTGGGCGCCAATGATACGACCATCCTGGACGATACGCTGGGCGTGCGTTCGGCCGATCAGGTGTTCATTGACGGTTCGCCTTTGACTGGACAATCGAAACATCTGGCAAATTTTCAATTCGGTATCGAAAATACCGAACGGCTTTCTCAATATACGTTCCTGCTCAGCTATGCGAGTGACCGGGTCACGACGCGCGGCCCGATCACGGGCGGCCAGCCCGATCCGGATCTGGTGCAGGACGCAAGCCTGAAGCTGGATTTTGTTGCGAGAGAAGCGGTCAGCATTGCCGGTCAGGAACTGGAAATTAAGTTTGAAGCCCGCAATCTGACCAACGAGAATTTCCGGGAAACCCAGTCGGGCAATGTTCTGATCATCAACCAGCAATATGATCTCGGCCGTAGTTTCTCCATCGGGGTCAAGGCGAAATTCTGA
- the gspE gene encoding type II secretion system ATPase GspE produces MNMPAPVEKSPGGNISRPISDSEAPLLDLPYSYARDQGVIICSMEDERATIAMREGADPSALLEVRRYLALPFDVELVDGPAFEKLLSAHYAMDGSAAAMAGDMALAGGGLDDIAGDIPSAEDLLDSADDAPTIRLINGIIAEAARQGASDIHIEPYETGLVVRMRVDGVLTEKLRMPPHVAGVIVNRIKVMARLDIAERRIPQDGRISLTLGGKLLDVRVSTLPNRASERVVMRILDKESAGISLDLLGMSPNTHAILTDALSEPNGIILVTGPTGSGKTTTLYAGLKQLNDGSRNILTVEDPVEYAIEGIGQTQVNAKVGLTFAAGLRAILRQDPDVVMIGEIRDRETAEIAVQASLTGHLVLSTVHTNDAVGAITRMRDMKVEPFLLASTLRAVIAQRLVRKLCEHCRTPIQADGSLASLLGFDNGTVVYRETGCDHCNQTGFQGRIGVFEAIRIDDTLRKLINDGGDEARIASHAFLKQPNLGSAARALVREGLTTAEEGIRISRRESETILIG; encoded by the coding sequence ATGAACATGCCCGCTCCGGTCGAAAAATCACCCGGCGGGAACATATCCCGGCCCATTTCTGACAGCGAAGCGCCGCTGCTCGACCTTCCCTACAGCTATGCCCGCGATCAGGGTGTTATAATCTGTTCGATGGAGGACGAGCGGGCAACGATAGCAATGCGCGAGGGTGCGGACCCGTCCGCCTTGTTGGAAGTGCGGCGCTATCTGGCTCTGCCCTTTGATGTGGAACTGGTCGATGGTCCGGCGTTCGAGAAGCTGCTCAGCGCCCATTATGCGATGGACGGATCGGCTGCCGCCATGGCGGGCGATATGGCGCTGGCGGGCGGGGGGCTGGACGATATTGCGGGGGATATTCCGAGCGCCGAGGATTTGCTCGACAGCGCCGATGATGCGCCGACGATCCGGCTGATTAACGGGATCATTGCCGAAGCGGCAAGGCAGGGCGCTTCTGATATCCATATAGAACCCTATGAGACGGGTCTGGTCGTGCGGATGCGGGTCGACGGCGTGCTGACCGAGAAACTGCGCATGCCGCCGCATGTCGCCGGCGTGATCGTTAACCGGATCAAGGTAATGGCACGGCTCGATATTGCCGAAAGAAGAATTCCGCAGGATGGCCGGATCAGCCTGACGCTGGGCGGGAAATTGCTCGACGTGCGCGTTTCGACCTTGCCCAACCGGGCGAGCGAGCGGGTGGTGATGCGGATTCTCGACAAGGAAAGCGCGGGTATCTCGCTCGACCTGCTGGGCATGTCGCCCAATACCCATGCGATCCTGACCGATGCGCTCAGCGAACCCAATGGTATCATATTGGTCACCGGCCCCACCGGCTCGGGCAAGACCACAACGCTTTACGCCGGGCTCAAGCAGCTCAATGACGGCAGCCGCAATATCCTGACCGTCGAGGACCCGGTGGAATATGCGATCGAGGGGATCGGCCAGACGCAAGTCAATGCAAAGGTCGGGCTGACCTTTGCTGCAGGATTGAGGGCGATCCTGAGGCAGGACCCGGATGTCGTGATGATCGGGGAGATCAGAGATAGAGAGACGGCAGAGATTGCAGTGCAGGCGAGTCTTACCGGTCATCTCGTCCTCTCGACCGTTCACACCAACGATGCGGTTGGCGCGATCACCAGAATGCGCGACATGAAGGTGGAGCCGTTTCTGCTCGCCTCGACCCTGCGCGCGGTCATTGCCCAGCGTCTGGTTAGAAAACTCTGCGAACATTGCCGCACGCCGATCCAGGCGGACGGCTCGCTGGCTTCGCTGCTCGGTTTTGATAATGGCACGGTGGTCTATCGCGAGACCGGCTGCGACCATTGCAACCAGACCGGCTTTCAGGGCCGGATCGGCGTGTTCGAGGCGATCCGGATTGACGACACGCTGCGCAAGCTGATCAACGACGGTGGCGACGAGGCGCGCATTGCATCGCATGCATTTCTCAAACAGCCCAATCTCGGCTCCGCGGCCCGGGCGCTCGTCCGCGAAGGCCTAACCACTGCCGAAGAAGGAATCCGGATTTCCCGCCGCGAAAGCGAGACGATATTGATTGGATGA
- a CDS encoding tryptophan 2,3-dioxygenase yields MTDISTMTYARYLALDTLLDAQHPRSDLDDEMLFIIIHQTKELWLKQIIREMRFAKQQIRTDALVPAYKALARVSRIQAVMTLSWDVLSTMTPSDYTRFRHVLGPSSGFQSDQFRTVEYMLGLKDKGFLKYQEDRPEAQSAMQAALDQPSIWDDAIAALARAGFDIDPELLDRDFSQSHQPSEQVEAAFLEVYRKPEQYWELYQLAEKLVDLDDAMATWRHKHVLTVERIIGGKMGTGGTAGVSYLQSTVAKRAFPELWSLRTQL; encoded by the coding sequence ATGACCGATATATCCACCATGACCTATGCGCGCTATCTGGCGCTGGACACATTGCTCGACGCGCAGCATCCCCGGTCCGATCTGGACGACGAGATGCTGTTCATCATCATCCACCAGACCAAGGAACTGTGGCTCAAGCAGATCATCCGCGAGATGCGCTTCGCCAAGCAGCAAATCAGGACCGATGCGCTGGTGCCGGCTTATAAGGCGCTGGCGCGGGTCAGCCGGATCCAGGCTGTCATGACGCTGAGCTGGGACGTATTGTCGACCATGACGCCGAGCGATTATACGCGCTTCCGTCATGTTCTAGGACCCAGCTCGGGTTTCCAGTCCGACCAGTTCCGGACCGTCGAATATATGCTCGGCCTCAAGGACAAGGGCTTCCTGAAATATCAGGAGGATCGTCCGGAAGCGCAGTCGGCGATGCAGGCCGCGCTGGACCAGCCGAGCATCTGGGATGATGCGATCGCGGCGCTGGCGCGGGCCGGTTTCGATATTGATCCAGAGCTTCTGGACCGCGATTTTTCGCAATCCCATCAACCGTCCGAACAGGTCGAGGCAGCGTTTTTGGAAGTCTATCGCAAGCCCGAGCAATATTGGGAGCTTTATCAGCTGGCGGAAAAGCTGGTCGATCTGGATGATGCAATGGCGACCTGGCGCCACAAGCATGTGCTGACGGTCGAACGGATCATCGGCGGCAAAATGGGAACCGGCGGCACGGCGGGCGTTTCCTATCTGCAGAGCACCGTGGCGAAGCGCGCCTTTCCCGAACTATGGTCACTGCGTACCCAGTTATGA